From a single Bacteroidales bacterium genomic region:
- a CDS encoding AMP-binding protein, with product MKENLTSFIQDSIRKNWEITAMADYKGEGLKYSQVAERILKLHAIFDACDLKHGDKIALIGKNSANWGVSYLATITYGAVIVPILPDFKPSDIHHIVNHSDAVMLLAADSIFEGLDEANMPNLKCVLSLTNFSVISKKKPDPVMQLIESMNQQFSLRYPDGLKPADIQFDPVPNKDLAVISYTSGTTGFTKGVMIPHNSLVANVVYANNNMPLEPGDSIVSFLPLAHAYGCAFEFLWPFTLGCHVTFLTKTPSPQIILQAFKEIRPRLVLSVPLVIEKIYKKQILPAISKGTMKTLLKVPGLNSVIHKKIRQKLVDVFGGNFVEVVIGGAALNQEVEVFFNKIKFPFSIGYGMTECGPLISYANWDKTKLGSAGKIVDNMEVTIDSADPYNEVGEILIRGENVMHGYYKNPEATSAALDKKGWLHTGDLGIIDKENFIFIKGRSKSMILGPSGQNIYPEEIEAKINNLAFVQESVLVEKDHKIYALVYPDYDSVDKQGVSENDLKEIMEAHRKHLNKELPAYMNLAGIRIYPEEFEKTPKKSIKRFLYSLDE from the coding sequence ACTATAAAGGTGAAGGCCTGAAATACTCGCAGGTTGCAGAAAGAATCCTGAAGCTTCATGCCATTTTTGATGCCTGCGATCTGAAGCATGGCGACAAGATTGCCCTTATTGGTAAAAATTCAGCCAATTGGGGAGTAAGCTACCTTGCTACCATTACTTATGGCGCCGTCATTGTTCCGATCCTTCCGGATTTCAAACCCAGCGATATACACCATATCGTGAACCATTCCGATGCAGTAATGCTGCTGGCAGCCGATAGTATTTTTGAGGGATTGGATGAAGCAAATATGCCGAATCTAAAGTGCGTTCTTTCACTCACAAATTTTTCTGTGATCTCAAAGAAGAAACCTGATCCCGTGATGCAGTTGATTGAGAGTATGAACCAGCAGTTTTCCCTTAGATATCCTGATGGTCTTAAACCCGCCGATATTCAGTTTGACCCGGTACCGAACAAGGATTTGGCAGTGATCAGCTATACTTCGGGAACAACAGGCTTCACCAAAGGCGTGATGATCCCCCACAACAGTTTGGTCGCCAATGTGGTGTATGCCAATAACAATATGCCGTTGGAGCCGGGCGATTCCATTGTTTCCTTTTTACCGCTGGCGCACGCTTATGGCTGCGCGTTCGAGTTTCTCTGGCCTTTCACCCTGGGTTGCCATGTCACTTTCCTTACCAAAACTCCTTCACCGCAGATCATCCTGCAGGCATTCAAGGAAATACGTCCACGACTGGTATTATCGGTTCCGCTGGTGATTGAAAAAATCTATAAAAAGCAAATCTTACCGGCCATCAGCAAAGGAACGATGAAAACCTTGCTAAAAGTTCCCGGGCTCAACAGTGTGATCCATAAAAAAATACGGCAGAAACTGGTGGATGTGTTCGGAGGAAATTTCGTTGAAGTGGTCATTGGAGGAGCGGCTCTCAACCAGGAAGTTGAAGTATTTTTTAATAAGATAAAATTTCCCTTCTCCATTGGTTATGGCATGACTGAATGCGGCCCCCTGATCAGCTATGCCAACTGGGATAAAACCAAGCTTGGTTCAGCCGGAAAAATTGTTGATAATATGGAGGTTACCATTGACTCAGCAGATCCATACAATGAGGTGGGCGAAATTCTGATCCGGGGCGAAAATGTAATGCATGGCTATTATAAAAACCCTGAAGCCACAAGCGCGGCCCTTGATAAAAAGGGATGGTTGCACACCGGCGATTTGGGCATCATTGACAAGGAAAATTTCATTTTCATCAAAGGCCGAAGCAAAAGTATGATACTGGGCCCATCGGGTCAGAATATTTATCCTGAAGAGATAGAAGCCAAAATTAACAACCTTGCTTTTGTGCAGGAATCGGTGTTAGTTGAAAAAGACCATAAGATTTATGCATTGGTTTATCCTGATTACGATTCGGTTGATAAACAAGGCGTTTCAGAAAATGACCTGAAAGAGATCATGGAAGCCCACCGCAAACACCTTAACAAGGAATTGCCTGCTTATATGAACCTTGCCGGCATCCGCATCTACCCCGAAGAATTTGAGAAAACCCCGAAAAAAAGTATTAAGCGGTTTTTATATTCGCTGGATGAATAA